One Thermodesulfobacteriota bacterium DNA window includes the following coding sequences:
- a CDS encoding HD domain-containing protein, which produces MKRCKSRNGLILRLKNLAIIDRLKSRTLKGKVYLVGGAVRDLALGKIPNDFDLVLTDAEDLEKVEEIFERKAIVLGKKPLHIHRICTDYTIDITIADKDIEDDLKRRDLTINAMGYDVFDEILLDPLGGFEDLISKIIRFSDEVALISDPLRMLKGIRHYATLKGFSINSLSREMISRNRKMIRHVAGERIKYELDLILRSDMAYEGLKLMEETGLLFDIFPEFIPLRDFDKQYNLRLKVLNHTLYGLKFLKPLKRITGLDETEMLNVAYALLFHDLGKPVTFSLDEKKGIVHFFGHEKISQEMARKIMERLRFSNSEIKTILTLVKSHMWIFLLSKESPTDKATRRLILRMGDLTPSLVLLTLCDMFGTTEGRRNETTRRIMAYAKLIMENYRELKKEPPPKLVDGYDLLSLGYEEGPYLGKVLKEIREKQISMEIKSRDEALEYAKKCLIKLKSG; this is translated from the coding sequence TTGAAAAGATGTAAGTCTCGGAACGGATTAATCCTAAGGCTTAAAAATCTGGCCATAATTGACAGACTCAAATCCAGAACCTTAAAAGGCAAAGTCTACCTCGTTGGAGGAGCTGTGAGAGATTTGGCTTTGGGAAAGATCCCGAACGATTTCGATCTTGTGCTTACGGACGCTGAGGATTTGGAGAAGGTTGAAGAGATCTTTGAAAGAAAAGCCATCGTTCTTGGAAAGAAACCTCTGCACATACATAGGATATGTACTGATTACACAATTGATATCACAATTGCGGACAAAGACATAGAAGACGATTTAAAAAGAAGGGATCTCACGATAAACGCCATGGGTTATGATGTATTCGATGAAATTCTTCTCGATCCTTTGGGAGGATTCGAAGATCTTATCTCAAAAATTATAAGGTTTAGTGATGAAGTCGCATTAATTTCAGATCCCCTACGGATGCTGAAAGGGATACGGCATTATGCGACTTTGAAAGGCTTTTCGATAAATTCTCTCTCGAGGGAGATGATATCAAGAAACAGAAAAATGATAAGACATGTGGCGGGGGAAAGGATAAAATACGAGCTCGATTTAATATTAAGATCGGATATGGCATATGAAGGCCTAAAACTTATGGAAGAGACAGGACTTTTATTCGATATTTTTCCGGAGTTCATCCCATTAAGAGACTTCGATAAACAGTACAACCTTAGACTGAAAGTGCTCAACCACACTCTCTATGGTCTCAAGTTTTTAAAACCTTTGAAAAGGATAACGGGCCTTGACGAGACGGAGATGTTAAATGTTGCCTACGCTCTGCTTTTCCATGATTTAGGAAAGCCGGTAACGTTCAGTCTTGACGAAAAAAAAGGGATTGTCCATTTCTTTGGCCACGAAAAAATCTCACAGGAGATGGCAAGAAAGATTATGGAAAGGCTAAGATTCAGTAATTCAGAGATTAAAACTATCCTAACTTTGGTCAAAAGTCACATGTGGATATTCCTCCTTAGCAAGGAATCACCCACAGATAAGGCTACGCGGAGACTGATTCTGAGGATGGGGGATCTCACGCCTTCTTTGGTCCTTTTAACCCTCTGTGACATGTTTGGGACGACGGAGGGAAGGCGGAACGAAACAACACGAAGGATAATGGCGTACGCAAAACTTATCATGGAGAACTATAGGGAACTCAAAAAAGAACCCCCTCCGAAGCTCGTCGATGGTTATGACCTTTTATCTTTAGGTTACGAAGAGGGACCATACCTTGGAAAGGTTTTAAAGGAAATAAGAGAAAAACAAATTTCAATGGAAATAAAAAGCCGGGATGAAGCTCTCGAATACGCAAAAAAATGCCTCATAAAGCTTAAGTCCGGATAA
- a CDS encoding DUF362 domain-containing protein, whose protein sequence is MMSKVFFTDLRTEPKRSLLDKIGNMVERLNVKKAFRPGELIGIKVHFGERGNTAFIRPLLLRPIIEKLLEYKVKPFLTDTNTLYKGSRSDAVSHVLTAIYNGFDYSSTGCPIIIADGLKGRSGKKIIINGEILKEVSIAYGICEADGLFVVTHFKGHELTGFGGALKNLGMGCASREGKLVQHSSVSPYVDVQACKGCRVCVSYCPEDAIEIVEKKAKIDSKKCIGCAECVIVCESKAIKIDFNEPPEVFQKKMVEHAYGVWSQKKGKIFFVNFVLQVSPACDCYPNSDSPIVRDIGILASTDPVALDKASCDLVNEEVSFPKTAIKKAHEPKTDKWKDLYPNVDWEIQLAYAEKLGMGNRTYTLVKI, encoded by the coding sequence GTGATGTCCAAAGTATTCTTTACTGATCTAAGGACGGAGCCCAAAAGGAGTCTTCTCGATAAGATCGGTAATATGGTGGAGAGACTGAACGTGAAAAAAGCATTTAGGCCTGGAGAACTCATCGGGATAAAAGTGCATTTCGGCGAAAGAGGAAACACAGCCTTTATAAGGCCACTCCTTTTAAGACCTATCATTGAAAAGCTTCTGGAATACAAAGTGAAACCTTTTCTCACTGATACGAATACCCTTTATAAGGGATCGAGAAGCGATGCGGTATCCCACGTTCTTACAGCGATTTACAACGGTTTCGATTACTCGTCGACGGGTTGCCCAATAATCATCGCAGATGGGCTAAAAGGAAGAAGCGGAAAAAAGATAATCATAAATGGTGAGATCCTAAAAGAGGTGAGCATAGCTTACGGAATCTGCGAAGCCGATGGCCTTTTTGTTGTCACCCATTTCAAAGGACACGAACTCACAGGCTTTGGAGGTGCTCTTAAGAATCTGGGTATGGGCTGCGCATCACGGGAAGGTAAACTCGTACAGCATTCGAGTGTGTCTCCCTACGTAGATGTACAGGCGTGCAAAGGATGTAGAGTCTGCGTATCCTACTGTCCAGAAGATGCAATAGAGATAGTTGAGAAAAAAGCGAAGATCGATTCGAAAAAATGCATAGGGTGCGCAGAATGCGTAATCGTTTGCGAAAGTAAGGCGATAAAGATAGATTTTAACGAACCACCGGAAGTGTTCCAGAAAAAGATGGTGGAACACGCCTATGGGGTCTGGTCACAAAAGAAAGGAAAGATTTTCTTTGTGAACTTTGTTTTGCAGGTAAGTCCGGCATGCGATTGTTATCCAAATAGCGATTCTCCCATAGTTAGAGATATTGGTATTTTGGCATCCACTGATCCTGTTGCACTGGATAAAGCCTCATGTGATCTTGTGAATGAAGAGGTCTCCTTTCCAAAAACCGCAATAAAAAAAGCCCATGAGCCAAAGACAGACAAATGGAAGGATCTATACCCAAATGTGGACTGGGAGATTCAGCTCGCTTACGCTGAGAAGCTTGGAATGGGTAATAGGACCTATACTTTGGTCAAGATCTGA
- a CDS encoding EF-Tu/IF-2/RF-3 family GTPase — MEEIAVGKVEKFFSKIGVAAIRIVEGELKIGDTIRIKGHTTDFEQKIESMQIEHTPVDKAVKGENVGIKVKEKVREGDTVYLLKE; from the coding sequence ATGGAGGAAATAGCAGTGGGAAAGGTTGAAAAGTTCTTCTCAAAGATAGGGGTTGCGGCAATAAGGATAGTAGAGGGAGAGCTGAAGATAGGGGATACGATCAGGATAAAAGGTCACACAACAGACTTCGAGCAGAAGATCGAATCGATGCAGATTGAGCATACTCCAGTAGATAAAGCGGTAAAAGGAGAAAATGTCGGCATAAAAGTAAAAGAGAAGGTGAGAGAGGGTGATACCGTATATCTTTTGAAAGAATAA
- a CDS encoding acyl-CoA dehydrogenase family protein, with protein MIDFSEKHIIIRQIAEKVAKEKILPRAKEIDETGAFPWDIVEVYKKQGFLNLMLPEKFGGLDGDITSLCLVIEELAKVSGACSLILLAHCVGLMPVMIAANEEQKEYLYSKISHPEETHLFAFCLTEAEAGSDASHIRTRVTKEGNYYYLNGKKTMITNGAVASVYTVFATSNPQLRTKGISAFFVERDYPGVIIGKSEKKMGMNGSDITEIIFDNVRLSKDNLLGKEGGGWDIAMSTLNLSRPAVGAQAVGIAQGALDFAAEYAWKRVQFGQKLADFQGIQFMIADMATQVEAARALVYDAAQLLDMKVYERDKMSAIGVDKLSAMAKMYSADVAMKVTTDAVQILGGYGYTKEYPVERMMRDAKATQIYEGTNQIQRIVIARDIFRKFIRT; from the coding sequence ATGATCGATTTTTCGGAAAAACACATTATAATACGCCAAATAGCAGAAAAAGTAGCAAAAGAAAAGATCCTTCCAAGGGCTAAAGAAATAGATGAGACCGGTGCTTTCCCATGGGATATTGTGGAGGTTTACAAAAAACAAGGCTTTTTGAATCTTATGCTTCCAGAGAAGTTCGGCGGTCTAGACGGAGACATAACATCACTTTGCCTTGTTATCGAAGAGCTTGCCAAGGTTTCGGGTGCTTGCTCTTTGATACTTCTCGCTCACTGTGTGGGGCTCATGCCTGTGATGATAGCAGCCAATGAGGAACAGAAGGAGTATCTTTACAGTAAGATATCCCATCCGGAGGAAACCCATCTTTTCGCCTTTTGTCTCACTGAGGCTGAAGCCGGATCCGACGCGTCCCATATAAGGACAAGAGTTACAAAGGAGGGAAACTATTACTATCTCAACGGAAAGAAGACAATGATAACAAACGGTGCCGTAGCCTCAGTGTACACCGTATTTGCAACCTCCAATCCACAACTCCGAACAAAAGGAATTTCAGCTTTCTTTGTGGAGAGGGACTATCCAGGAGTCATCATAGGAAAAAGTGAAAAAAAGATGGGAATGAACGGATCCGACATTACGGAAATAATATTCGACAATGTGAGGCTTTCTAAAGATAACCTTCTTGGAAAAGAGGGAGGGGGCTGGGATATAGCGATGTCGACCCTTAATTTATCCAGACCTGCCGTTGGAGCCCAGGCTGTAGGAATAGCTCAAGGGGCTTTGGATTTTGCCGCGGAATACGCTTGGAAGAGAGTTCAGTTTGGTCAAAAGCTCGCTGATTTTCAGGGTATACAATTTATGATAGCTGATATGGCAACTCAGGTTGAGGCCGCAAGGGCTCTCGTTTACGATGCAGCCCAGCTTCTAGATATGAAGGTTTATGAAAGGGACAAGATGAGTGCCATAGGTGTGGATAAACTTTCTGCTATGGCTAAGATGTATTCCGCAGATGTGGCCATGAAGGTAACGACTGATGCTGTCCAGATTTTAGGAGGTTACGGTTACACAAAGGAGTATCCTGTGGAAAGGATGATGAGGGACGCAAAAGCAACCCAGATCTATGAAGGAACGAACCAGATCCAAAGAATAGTGATAGCAAGAGATATCTTTAGGAAATTTATCCGGACTTAA
- a CDS encoding NAD(P)-dependent glycerol-3-phosphate dehydrogenase, protein MSQKISVIGAGAWGTAFSIHLAKLKKEVCLWIYERDLFEIIGIKRENTFYLPGFILPDDVKLTYELDYAANYSENIVFAVPSYALRKVMEKMGKEALKDKNILILTKGLEAETCKRMSEVAEEILMDSGERIAVLSGPSFAREVASGVFTSVVIASQNKDCAKYFQRLAHGLNLRVYTSDDVVGVELGGALKNVMAIGAGIIQGLSLGTNTLSAYITRALAEMKRFGKAFGAKESTFMGLSGVGDLILTSFGPLSRNRYFGMEIAKGKSPKEVLESQKGVIEGYYTLFAVYNLSQRMKIEMPITSELYQIVYEGKSIEDSIKHIKEREMKEEE, encoded by the coding sequence ATGTCCCAAAAAATATCAGTGATAGGCGCTGGAGCTTGGGGTACAGCATTTTCGATCCATTTAGCGAAACTGAAAAAAGAAGTTTGCCTTTGGATTTACGAAAGAGACCTCTTTGAGATTATTGGGATAAAAAGGGAAAATACGTTTTATCTTCCAGGCTTTATTTTACCTGATGATGTAAAGCTAACATACGAACTCGACTATGCGGCGAACTATTCAGAAAACATCGTTTTTGCCGTTCCCTCATATGCCTTAAGGAAGGTAATGGAAAAAATGGGAAAAGAAGCACTTAAAGATAAAAACATACTTATACTCACAAAGGGCCTCGAGGCAGAGACGTGTAAAAGGATGAGCGAGGTGGCAGAGGAGATTCTTATGGATTCAGGCGAAAGAATTGCTGTCCTTTCCGGTCCTTCCTTTGCGAGAGAAGTGGCATCCGGGGTTTTTACATCGGTAGTCATTGCGTCCCAAAATAAGGATTGCGCAAAATACTTTCAGAGACTGGCGCATGGGCTTAATTTGAGGGTATACACAAGTGATGATGTAGTTGGTGTTGAGCTTGGCGGTGCCCTCAAAAACGTTATGGCGATAGGAGCAGGAATAATACAGGGCCTCTCTTTAGGGACTAACACTCTTTCCGCTTACATAACGAGAGCCCTTGCAGAAATGAAAAGGTTTGGAAAAGCTTTTGGAGCGAAAGAGAGTACCTTTATGGGGCTCTCAGGGGTAGGGGACCTCATTCTTACATCTTTTGGACCTTTAAGTAGAAACAGATACTTTGGGATGGAAATAGCGAAAGGTAAAAGTCCAAAAGAAGTTCTCGAATCTCAAAAAGGAGTGATAGAAGGATACTACACCCTTTTTGCTGTGTACAATCTATCCCAGAGGATGAAGATAGAGATGCCTATAACCTCCGAACTTTATCAGATTGTATACGAGGGAAAGAGCATTGAGGACTCGATAAAGCACATTAAGGAAAGAGAAATGAAAGAGGAAGAGTAG
- the gyrA gene encoding DNA gyrase subunit A: MLLKENVVVVPIEEEMKRSYLDYAMSTIIGRALPDVRDGLKPVHRRILYAMYELGNFHDKPYKKSARVVGDVIGKYHPHGDQAVYDAIARMVQDFSLRYPLIDGQGNFGSIDGDEPAAMRYTEIRLSRLSEELLKDIEKDTVDFRPNYDESLMEPEVLPSRIPNLLINGSSGIAVGMATNIPPHNLREVVDALVKLIDNPDMTIDEILKIVPGPDFPTRGIIYGKRNIREAYETGKGHIVLRARAHIEQSKKDGRTSIVITEIPYQENKARLIEDIVELVNARKIDGISGIRDESSKEGMRIVIELKRGENPTPILNKLYKHTSLQTTFGITFLTIKNNEPKTLNFKALMEEFIQFRKEIVKRRTTFELNRAKEKLHILEGLKVALSHIDEVIALIKRSKSVQEAKEGLIKAYGLSEKQTQTILEMRLQRLTSLEREKIFKDYTETSVEIQRLTSILNDERKILNIIKEELLEIKEKYGDHRMTEIVDELPEISAEDMIKEEEVVVTITQKGYIKRTPLDQYKHQSRGGKGKIGIAVREEDVVEHIYIASTHSYVLFFTNSGKVYGLKVYTIPEAPLNAKGKPVASLLNIGQGEEIVAVTPVSESNERRFLFFVTKKGYVKRLKVSDLSFARLKGTKVMNIPKDDRLVNVIETDGKSDIFIATKKGMCIRIKEENIRISGRASYGVKCIKLKEGDEVCSCDSVKDESFIFTVTEKGFGKCVEAKEYRPQARGGYGLKNVKVTDKNGFVICVKNVTPSCDVILITDKGRTARFRVRDVPVTKRGRIGVKLLKVNEDEKIKGVAKVSEE, from the coding sequence ATTTTGCTTAAAGAAAACGTTGTTGTCGTTCCTATAGAAGAGGAAATGAAAAGATCTTACCTCGATTATGCCATGAGCACGATCATCGGAAGGGCTCTTCCTGACGTAAGAGACGGGCTAAAACCGGTTCATCGAAGGATACTTTACGCCATGTATGAGCTTGGAAATTTCCATGATAAACCTTACAAAAAATCGGCAAGGGTTGTAGGTGATGTGATAGGTAAATACCATCCCCACGGAGACCAGGCCGTCTACGATGCAATAGCGAGGATGGTTCAAGATTTTTCACTTCGGTACCCCCTCATAGATGGGCAGGGGAATTTTGGCTCTATAGACGGCGACGAGCCTGCTGCCATGAGGTACACGGAAATTAGGCTCTCTAGGTTGTCAGAGGAGCTCCTAAAGGACATCGAGAAAGATACTGTCGATTTTAGACCGAACTACGATGAGTCGCTTATGGAACCTGAAGTTCTTCCTTCAAGGATACCGAATCTCCTCATAAACGGTTCTTCAGGTATCGCTGTTGGAATGGCAACTAACATCCCTCCTCATAACTTGAGGGAAGTGGTCGATGCGCTTGTTAAGTTGATCGACAACCCTGATATGACGATCGATGAGATTTTGAAAATAGTACCCGGGCCTGATTTTCCGACGAGGGGAATAATATATGGAAAACGAAACATCCGTGAGGCTTACGAGACGGGAAAAGGTCATATAGTTTTAAGGGCTCGAGCCCATATAGAGCAAAGCAAGAAAGATGGAAGAACTTCGATCGTCATAACCGAGATTCCCTATCAGGAAAATAAGGCGAGACTGATCGAAGATATTGTTGAGCTTGTGAACGCGCGAAAGATTGATGGTATCTCAGGCATTAGGGACGAGTCTAGCAAAGAAGGAATGAGGATCGTAATCGAGCTTAAACGAGGCGAAAATCCAACACCTATTTTAAATAAGCTCTATAAACACACTTCTCTCCAAACTACATTCGGAATAACCTTTCTTACGATAAAGAACAATGAGCCCAAGACTCTAAACTTCAAAGCGCTCATGGAGGAATTCATCCAGTTTAGAAAGGAGATAGTTAAAAGGAGAACTACATTCGAGTTAAACAGAGCCAAAGAGAAGCTACACATACTTGAGGGGTTAAAGGTCGCCCTTTCACACATAGATGAGGTAATTGCGCTAATTAAAAGATCAAAAAGCGTTCAAGAGGCGAAAGAAGGACTAATCAAGGCATACGGACTTTCAGAAAAACAGACACAAACTATCCTTGAGATGCGACTTCAAAGACTTACCTCCCTTGAGCGGGAAAAGATCTTTAAAGACTATACCGAAACGAGTGTAGAGATTCAAAGACTAACATCCATATTAAATGATGAGAGAAAAATACTTAACATAATCAAAGAAGAACTGTTGGAGATAAAGGAAAAATACGGGGACCATAGGATGACGGAAATAGTCGATGAGTTACCAGAGATATCTGCCGAGGACATGATAAAGGAGGAAGAGGTTGTCGTAACAATAACCCAGAAGGGTTACATAAAAAGAACCCCGCTCGACCAGTATAAACACCAGTCTAGGGGAGGGAAGGGCAAAATAGGTATAGCGGTGAGGGAGGAAGACGTAGTAGAGCATATATACATCGCATCGACCCACTCTTACGTACTCTTCTTTACTAATTCAGGAAAAGTTTACGGACTAAAAGTTTACACAATCCCAGAGGCACCACTTAATGCCAAGGGTAAACCGGTGGCGAGCCTTTTAAATATCGGCCAGGGAGAAGAGATAGTTGCCGTAACACCTGTTTCTGAGTCGAATGAAAGAAGATTCCTGTTTTTTGTGACAAAAAAAGGATACGTAAAGAGGTTAAAGGTTTCGGATCTTTCTTTTGCAAGGCTTAAGGGAACTAAAGTTATGAACATTCCCAAAGATGACAGACTTGTAAACGTTATCGAAACTGATGGGAAATCTGACATCTTCATCGCAACGAAAAAAGGGATGTGTATCAGGATAAAGGAGGAAAATATAAGAATCAGCGGAAGAGCTTCATACGGAGTAAAGTGCATAAAACTCAAAGAAGGTGATGAGGTGTGTTCCTGTGACTCGGTAAAGGACGAAAGTTTTATTTTCACAGTCACTGAGAAGGGTTTTGGAAAATGTGTGGAGGCAAAAGAGTATAGGCCACAGGCCAGAGGGGGATACGGTTTAAAAAATGTGAAAGTGACTGACAAAAATGGTTTCGTTATATGTGTGAAAAATGTCACACCTTCTTGCGATGTCATTCTAATTACAGACAAGGGAAGAACTGCCAGGTTCAGAGTTAGAGACGTTCCTGTGACTAAAAGGGGAAGGATTGGGGTCAAGCTTTTAAAAGTGAACGAGGATGAAAAAATTAAGGGGGTTGCAAAGGTTTCAGAAGAATGA
- the truA gene encoding tRNA pseudouridine(38-40) synthase TruA, translating to MRNVAMVVAYDGTEYHGWQIQPGLKTVEMVLKEAIEKVVDHKVTIVAAARTDAGVHALGQVVNFRTQTSISPENILKGVNTYLPHDIRVINCVDVETSFNARRSAKSKTYIYVISNSPVISPFFFRYSWHVPYELDVPFMDRLCVHLVGRKDFSAFKKKDEIYKKTEREILRAKVKKRGQFIYFLFEGTGFMRYMVRTMVGTLLLGGLRKITEDDFIGIIESKDRDRAGPTAPAKGLFLKKITYDRYSLCGKNQILTKV from the coding sequence ATGAGAAACGTAGCCATGGTTGTGGCTTATGACGGGACCGAATACCACGGTTGGCAGATACAGCCAGGTCTGAAAACTGTTGAGATGGTGCTTAAAGAAGCCATAGAGAAGGTTGTGGACCATAAAGTAACAATTGTTGCGGCGGCCCGTACTGACGCAGGAGTACACGCTTTAGGTCAAGTTGTGAATTTCAGGACTCAAACCTCTATCTCGCCCGAAAATATCTTAAAAGGCGTAAACACGTATTTGCCTCACGACATCAGAGTTATTAACTGCGTTGACGTGGAGACTAGTTTTAACGCCAGGAGGTCTGCAAAGAGCAAAACCTACATTTACGTCATATCCAACTCGCCAGTTATCTCTCCCTTTTTTTTCAGGTACAGCTGGCACGTTCCTTACGAACTTGATGTTCCTTTTATGGATAGGCTGTGTGTCCATCTTGTGGGAAGGAAGGATTTTTCGGCGTTTAAAAAGAAAGACGAAATTTACAAAAAAACAGAGAGGGAGATTTTAAGGGCAAAGGTAAAAAAAAGAGGACAATTCATTTACTTTTTATTCGAGGGAACCGGTTTTATGCGCTACATGGTTAGAACTATGGTCGGTACTCTCTTACTTGGGGGCCTCCGAAAGATCACCGAGGATGATTTTATTGGGATAATAGAGTCCAAGGACAGGGATCGGGCAGGACCCACGGCACCTGCAAAGGGTCTATTTTTAAAAAAAATAACTTATGATAGGTATTCTCTTTGCGGAAAGAATCAGATCTTGACCAAAGTATAG
- a CDS encoding NrpR regulatory domain-containing protein: MKEEAKRKELLILEFLKGLNRPVSSRKISESLLHAGYRMSERTVRFYLKKMEEEGLAKLEKKRGYTITEKGMEEIESSRVIEKVGFLSSKIDQMAYAMDFDINTLKGKVVVNLTIVEPERFEKKIPLIEKVFEKGYTMGELVTFLPPGERLNHIFVPEGKIGVATVCSITLNGVLLKHGIPTVSRFGGLLELRNGRPYRFVEIIMYDGTSVDPLEIFVKSGMTDYLGAIRYGNGKIGASFREFPVGSREEVLRISEKMRKIGLGGLLEMGLPGHSLLEIPVYEGRVGAIVVGGLNAVSILEETGIKTKSRALAGLIEYSRLFRYEKMREMIKDFRKWRPRKRKLES; encoded by the coding sequence ATGAAGGAAGAAGCGAAACGGAAAGAACTTCTTATCCTTGAATTTTTGAAAGGCTTAAATAGGCCGGTAAGTAGCAGGAAGATCTCGGAGTCTCTTCTACACGCTGGGTATAGGATGAGTGAGAGAACGGTGAGGTTTTATCTTAAAAAAATGGAGGAAGAAGGGCTCGCAAAACTCGAAAAAAAGAGAGGATACACCATAACCGAGAAGGGGATGGAAGAGATCGAATCTTCAAGGGTTATAGAAAAAGTTGGGTTTCTCTCATCGAAAATCGACCAGATGGCTTACGCGATGGACTTCGATATCAATACACTTAAGGGAAAAGTGGTTGTTAATTTGACTATAGTGGAGCCTGAGAGATTCGAAAAAAAGATTCCTCTCATAGAGAAGGTGTTCGAAAAAGGCTATACAATGGGAGAACTTGTTACCTTTCTACCGCCTGGTGAGAGATTGAATCATATTTTTGTGCCCGAGGGTAAGATAGGAGTTGCCACTGTCTGCTCAATAACGTTAAACGGGGTTTTACTAAAACACGGAATACCTACAGTCTCACGGTTCGGCGGTCTTTTAGAATTGAGAAATGGCAGACCGTACCGATTTGTGGAGATCATTATGTACGACGGTACAAGCGTCGATCCACTAGAGATCTTCGTAAAAAGCGGAATGACAGACTATCTAGGTGCTATCCGTTACGGAAATGGAAAAATAGGTGCGAGTTTTAGGGAGTTCCCAGTGGGGAGCAGAGAAGAGGTACTCCGGATCTCAGAAAAAATGCGCAAGATAGGTTTGGGCGGTCTTTTGGAGATGGGTTTACCGGGACACAGTCTTTTGGAAATTCCTGTCTATGAGGGAAGGGTAGGGGCCATTGTGGTTGGTGGTCTCAATGCGGTATCTATACTTGAAGAGACCGGAATTAAAACGAAATCTAGAGCCCTTGCAGGACTTATCGAGTACAGTCGCCTTTTTAGATACGAAAAGATGAGAGAGATGATAAAGGACTTTAGAAAATGGAGACCTCGTAAGCGAAAGTTAGAATCGTAA
- a CDS encoding energy-coupling factor transporter transmembrane protein EcfT, whose product MRVSLYQEKDTPIHRLDPRTKIISSIFLFLCALTFNHPLYLLWLFLLLLVFAYIAKSFYAIYKLRYVILVLFSFSLLLWPFFVEGERIVFHLFSRPIHLESILYAFTVGLRLVSFVIIGLIYVSTTKNEETSYGLLALGLPYPFSFAISTALRLVPTFVDSAFTILEAQISRGLDLQTKNPITRLKRLLVLAIPMFVTAIRATNMLGCALESRGFSPSSRRTFYLVLKMGKWDYLTILSISTLFLLCLYARFFLNLGILIKGRI is encoded by the coding sequence ATGAGAGTTTCTCTTTACCAGGAGAAAGATACTCCAATCCATAGGCTCGACCCAAGAACGAAGATAATATCTTCCATTTTTCTTTTTTTGTGCGCTCTTACATTCAATCACCCTCTCTACCTTTTATGGCTCTTTCTACTCTTACTCGTCTTTGCTTACATTGCCAAATCTTTCTATGCCATTTATAAACTCAGGTACGTGATCCTAGTTCTATTTTCCTTCAGTTTACTTCTTTGGCCTTTTTTTGTTGAAGGTGAAAGAATAGTTTTTCACCTTTTTTCCCGTCCGATACACTTGGAGTCGATTTTGTATGCTTTTACTGTTGGTTTGAGACTTGTCTCGTTCGTGATAATTGGGCTTATCTACGTCTCAACCACTAAAAATGAGGAGACATCGTACGGTCTTTTAGCGCTTGGGCTCCCCTATCCTTTTTCTTTCGCGATATCGACCGCCCTTAGGCTTGTTCCCACATTTGTAGATAGTGCATTTACTATTCTTGAGGCTCAGATATCGAGAGGGCTAGACCTTCAAACGAAAAACCCAATAACTAGACTTAAAAGGCTTTTGGTTCTGGCTATTCCCATGTTCGTTACTGCCATCCGCGCAACAAACATGTTAGGGTGCGCTCTCGAATCGCGCGGTTTTAGCCCCTCATCTAGAAGGACTTTTTATCTTGTGCTTAAGATGGGAAAGTGGGATTATTTAACAATCCTTTCTATTTCTACACTTTTTCTTTTGTGCCTCTATGCTCGTTTTTTTCTAAATCTCGGAATTTTAATAAAAGGAAGGATATGA